The Dehalococcoidales bacterium genome window below encodes:
- a CDS encoding aldehyde ferredoxin oxidoreductase N-terminal domain-containing protein, with translation MMLKGGYWGKILFVDLSRGETSTGVFDNSFARKYLGGVGLASRIIYGKVTKNTNPLGPGNVLVFAVGPYQAANVAGSGKCSASAKSPLTG, from the coding sequence ATGATGTTAAAAGGAGGCTACTGGGGTAAAATCCTATTCGTAGATTTGTCTCGTGGTGAAACAAGCACTGGTGTGTTTGATAATAGCTTCGCTAGAAAATACCTGGGAGGAGTCGGCCTAGCGTCTAGGATAATCTACGGAAAGGTAACCAAGAACACCAATCCGCTCGGACCGGGTAACGTGCTTGTGTTTGCCGTTGGGCCGTATCAAGCAGCGAATGTTGCTGGGTCTGGAAAGTGCAGTGCTTCAGCTAAGTCGCCACTAACGGGGT